AGGTGCTGCGGGCCATCCCGGAGCTGGGCTCGATCACGCCGTACCTGCTGCCGACCAGGTTCACGAACTTCGACGCGGTGCTGCGCAGCCCGATCGACGTGGCGGCGCTCAGGGACGGGCTGCTGACGTTCGGGGCGTACATCGTGCTGTTCGGCTCGATCGCCTGGGCCCGCTTCTCCGGCAAGGACATCACCTCCTGATCCGCGTCCCGCGCCCGACCGTCCCGGGCGGGAGGCGGGCCCGCCGGCTGAGGCGGGCCCGCGCGTTTCCGTGAGGGGGAGGGCCGGGGCTCAGGCGGACGGGCGGCGGCGCAGCCCGAGGAACCCGATCACGACGCCGATGACCCCCACCACCAGCCCGGCCGCGCCGAGCAGGCGGGCGGTGCCGTCCGACGACGACGCGGCGGCCACCGCCACCGACGGGGAGGCGGACGCGGAGGCAGGCGCGGTGGCAGGTGCGGTGGCCGAGAGGGTGGCGGTGCTCGCGTCCTCGGCGGCGGGCACCAGCTTGAGCAGCGGCGCCGGGTGCTCGGGCTCGGTGCCGTCGGCCTTGGGCGCCTCAGCCCAGTCCACGACCTCGCCCCCGGAGTACGTCTGCTTGGTCGGGAACATCAGCGAGTCCACGTCCTCGGGCAGCTGCCCCATGGACACCTCGAACTCCTGGAACTCCCCGGGATTGATCTTGCCGCCCTCCCAGACGACCTTGGTGACGGCCTCCTCCAGGTCGCCGTACTCGGTCTTGACCGGCTTGGGCAGCTTGCTCTCGGTGACCTTGACCTTCCACCCGGGCACGGGCTTGACGGAGACGAAGGCGAGCGGGTGATCGGTGGGGAAGGAGACCTCGATCTTGGTGGTCGAGGCGTTGTCGCGCTCGTTCGGCACCCGGAACGCGACCTTGGTGAACCCGCCCTGCTCGGCGGTGCCCGGCTGGATGGTGACGTGGGCCAGGGCAGGCAGGGCCAGGCCGGCGGTGAGCGCGGTGGTGGCGGCGAGCACGGTCACCGCACGGCGTACGAAGGACATGTCGAAAGCTCCACTTGGGTGATGAGGGAAGAACAGGGGTGTCAGACGGTCAGGCGGGAAGTGGAGGACCACGCCTGGCCACGCTGTGCCGGAAACCCGGCTGGGGCGGCACCACCCTGGTGCGGACGACCGGCGCGCCGGGCCGCGACACGGGTGCGGCGGCCGGGGAGAGCAGGACGAGGAGGCGGCGCCCGATGCGGCGCAGCAGCGACCACAGCGCGGCCTCGCCGCGCGACAGCCACAGGCCGGTGATCACCGTGGCGGTGAGGTGCGTGAGCAGCATGCCGGCGTTGACCGCCAGCCCGCCCTGCGCGTGCCCGTGCACCGTGACGTAGGAGGCGCCCTCGCCCGCGAACAGCTCGTGCAGCCCGAGCTGCGCGCCGACCAGCGCCAGGTTGATCGTGCCCGCCGAGCGCTCCCTGCCGCCCAGCGCCAGCCCCAGCGCGGACACGCCCGCGAGCCCGAGCGCGGCGGCCCACGGCGCGGGGGCGGCACCGCCGCCGAGGACGTGGGCGAGCGCGGCCAGGGTCACGCAGACGGCGGCGAAGGCGGCCGTCCGCGCCAGCCGGAGGGGAAGTCGCGCACGCATGGGTGTGCCCCATGCTCTCACGGGGCAGGGGAACATGAGACCTCGAGTCCCAAGCTGGTCAATGCCTGGTCCGAAAATGGCATTTGTCGCTAGGGTCGTGCCGATCGCACTGACATAGAGGTGAGAACGTTGCGGCACTTAGGTGGTTTGCTGATCGGCCTGGTGGTGACGGCAGCCGTGCTCGGAGGCGGCGGATGGGCGGTGCAGCAGGCCGTCGCGAACGCCGCGGCGAACCCACCCGACAACCAGAAGATGTGGATCGCGCTCGGTGCGATGGCCGCGGTTGGGCTCGTCGCGGGCCTGGTTATGGCCGGCCGGATCTCCCCACTGGCGACTTTCGTGCCGTCCATGGTGCTGCTGGCCTGGACGGTGGTCTACGCGCTCGACGTGAACCGGGCGCTCTCCTTCCTGCCGACCGAGCCCTCGGTCAACCAGATCGTCCGCGACGCCGCGTCCGGCGCCAGGACCCTGCTCACGACCGGCGTGCTCGCGCTGCTCGGCGTGGCC
The nucleotide sequence above comes from Nonomuraea gerenzanensis. Encoded proteins:
- a CDS encoding MFS transporter, which codes for MRARLPLRLARTAAFAAVCVTLAALAHVLGGGAAPAPWAAALGLAGVSALGLALGGRERSAGTINLALVGAQLGLHELFAGEGASYVTVHGHAQGGLAVNAGMLLTHLTATVITGLWLSRGEAALWSLLRRIGRRLLVLLSPAAAPVSRPGAPVVRTRVVPPQPGFRHSVARRGPPLPA
- a CDS encoding YcnI family copper-binding membrane protein codes for the protein MSFVRRAVTVLAATTALTAGLALPALAHVTIQPGTAEQGGFTKVAFRVPNERDNASTTKIEVSFPTDHPLAFVSVKPVPGWKVKVTESKLPKPVKTEYGDLEEAVTKVVWEGGKINPGEFQEFEVSMGQLPEDVDSLMFPTKQTYSGGEVVDWAEAPKADGTEPEHPAPLLKLVPAAEDASTATLSATAPATAPASASASPSVAVAAASSSDGTARLLGAAGLVVGVIGVVIGFLGLRRRPSA